In Micropterus dolomieu isolate WLL.071019.BEF.003 ecotype Adirondacks linkage group LG01, ASM2129224v1, whole genome shotgun sequence, the sequence GCAGAGCAAAAAACACATATTGGGGTAtagaaacaaaactgaaacaaaggAACAGACATTATAATACATGCCCACAGGGTCTGAATCTCCAATCTCCAGGGGCACATTTTTGGTATGTAGCAGGAAACTGTGCCAATTTTTGAAAGAACAATGGCTGGTATTTCCTAATGAAAACTAGGACATACAGTAAGGGTATAAGGATTTGGTTGGCTGTGCCATTAATGACCCTAtaaacaagttaaaaaaaactttaaaaaatcaAAAGACGGGAAACCAACAAGGTTTGTTGAGCAGCTTGGCGGTGGAGGTGGAGTTGACCGAGGAGGACTCGGCTTTCAGCTGTCTGACTCTAGAAATCCCTAGTTATTTTGTCTGAACCCCCTGCTGCACACTAACATGGACCATTGATTTCTGTGGAGGGAGCCACAGCAGTTTAAGACCCGGGTTTGCTCAAGTAAAGTGTTTTAAAACCATTTGCTAGCCATCAGCAAACACAGACAAGACAACAGTCCGTGGAGAGCAAAACTCCGGGCTATTTCATAGAGTACATCAACCCGGGTGGCCGTCCACTGCTCTGCATGTGTGGCGTCTGCAGAGCTGGCTGAAAGGGCAGGGGAAATGCAGCAGAGAATTTTACATGGTGTAATGGCTGTGAATGCTTTTATCTCTCTACTAAATCACAACAGTAGCAgtcatgttttttcccccaatgtTTTAAAGAggcctgttttctgtttatttggTTTCCCGTTTGCCAGCCAGAGatcccttttttttcttcatattcTTACTTTATAGATTTTATAAGGAGAAAAGGCAGTTTATAATTTTTCTAGGTCagagcaaatacatttatttatgttctgAACACACGGCTGATTCAGGTCACTGGCAGGATGACAGGAAGGTGTTTAGGAGCCTTGCTGGAGATTGAATAGAGGGATTTTCCATTCTCCAATGTAGTTCCAGATAATATCAGATTTCAGAACATATGGGCTCGTAAAGCAGCTTTTGTTTCCTCACAGTGAAGGAGCTGCATTTTGCAGGAATGTTACAGTGTTGCGTAAAGTTTTATTTCAGGGGGAACAAGTCGTGACACTAAACTCCCATATTTAGTCAATGAAAGTAAAATTTCAGCATTTTTCTGCACAGATGTCCATAGTCAGGATTACTTCTGTTTCCAGTTACTGTCTTCAGTATAGCTTGTATAGCTAAATATGGATGCATGCTGACACCCATCTCTGCAGGGCTTTATTGACATGAATTTATCTGTGGTGTGTCAGAAAGGCtacattcacactgcaggccttaatggtCAATTCCAATTCATTgcccgtttttttttttttattagttgttCATGGGTTTTTTTTCTATGTGGCCCATACCAGACTCCAGTTTGAACTGGCcatggcctgaaagtgacccgcatgtgCAAAAGAATAATATGCATGAAACGCAAGCACACTGTTGTACAGACGTAAACATGTAGGCCACAGAGGTTAGAGGTTGGTTCAACATAAGCAATGGCCCAGGGCCAGTAAAAATGTATGTCGGGCATGTTGACTGGCCAGTCGCTGGCCCGTTCAGGCCAGTGACAGTCGCTCTGTCTAGGATGGATGTCTGCTGTCTTGTCCTACACGGTCTACAAAGTCATTTTTGTTACTGTTTGGTTGTCTTACAAGGCATGAAATCAattcaaaaaatgtatataaaaattttttaaaatgttataaaaagaaaagatcaGATTTCATCTGACTTGGGCTGTTCCCACTGTGCTGCAGTCTGATCGCAGCTAAAGAGGTTAGGCACGAGAAAGAGATTTTTATAGTGCTTTTTATTCACAGCCTTCATTACATCTTTACAGATAACACCTCATATTACAACAGTAGTTGGATGTGCACAGTATTTGGTATACGTATTCTTCCTTTCACTGCAGTGCAGACTAGTGAAATTCATTTTCTTACTGTagaaacaaatgtatctttaaataaaatgtaactaagtgaataaaataaacaatgtctaaaatgtcaaaatacaagCCCGAAAATCCCACGTGGAAAAGCAACATTACTGGTCaaaacctgaacacatgtaTAGTAAAATTACTTCAGTGCATTTTAACAGTGAAATTCCTTGTTCTTGTTCTTACTGCATTGttcacataaatataaataataataaaaatggctGACTGATTAAAAACAATACAGTACCAGTGTGTTTTAGGAGACACAGACGTAATCATTAATCGTGACAGTGTAGTAGAAAGTCTGTATCTGTGAATGGCGAAGAGCAGAAATACAACAATGACTTACAAAGAAAGCAGAAAGAATGCTGAAAGTCTAAGCGCTGAATATTTATCAGACCCACTCAGCTGTTCTTCAGAGGTAAGTTTATCGTTTTGGTTCTTAAGGCAAAGATGGAATCATGACCTGCTAAATACAGAACAGTTGCCTGTTTAAATAACTGTCACACTGGCTGAGGACATGATGGAAATTTACTAGCCATCTGTGTCGTCCCTGCCAACGTCAAACTCTGTTATCTCCTTAGCGATGCGTTCTGCTATTGCTCTGCTGCTGGCGATGATCAGCCTCCGAGACATCAGATCAAATGGTCCACCTGGATGAAAGAGACAATAATAAATAAGCATTACTGTAATGAAGTTGAACGTCACTTTTTTTTTGGCTTATGTTGCATGCAGTAACTCTTTATACAAGACTGTGAAATTaacaatttaatttgaaatgtgtGTCGTACTATCCGGAATAAAAAAGCTGATGGCCCCTGAAGCTGCTGTTCCTGATGTGGCCAAGATCCACAtttctttaaagttttaatTTCACATTGAATCATTTCCCTGACTAGTGGAGGTTTGTCTTTCTCTTATCGCCTTTCAAATTTGTTGCTCTGTTTAGCCTGCGTTTTTACACATTATTTGCTCAAAATGTCATGTAAGCAGGCTTAAATGGGatgaattcatatttttttcGCACACTTAAACCACTGCTGGATCAGATTGAAGTGTGAGAGCTGATCACTGAGTTACAACCTTCTGTTATCATGCTGGACGCAGCTTTTTATGAAACGAAAGACGTCTGCAACCATGCTAAAAGTTTTCTCCACCACGTACTGTACACATGTGCTGTACTgatcaaatatataaaaagggaGTGTCGGGGATCTGCCAACTCCGTTAAAGCATGACGTTGTCAACAGTGCAGGTTTGACTAGATAAACAGCATCCTTATCATCCTAAATCTCAGGCCAGCTGTTATGTCAGTGGCAGCGGTGCCCAGATCTAAGATCAAATTTCCCAGACCCTGCTGTTTCAAGTACAAAGCCACTAGCTGCCCTGCTCCCCATCTATGTTTCCCAGGCTGAAATAGAGATAAAAACCAATAACAATGAGAATTAGTAACAATAAATAATTCATAAACATTAATAACTTCTGTTGTGTTTATGCTGAAAGAACAGCAGCCCACTCTCCCGCTGCTTTGCTCTGTAAAGCAATCTCCTTCCTGCAGTTCAATCACCCTGTTGCCCGCTTCCTTCATTTCATCCAGTGACTCAGCAGCCTCtggaaagttgtttttttgagGACGACTCACCTGAAATGTCCATGATTACTCCGCCAGCTTCAGTAACAACCGCTGCCCCCCCAGCCATGTCCCAGCAGTGGATGCCCATGTGGTAGTAGGCATCGGCCGATCCGCACGCCACCAGACACATGTTGACAGCTGCACTGCCCGGGGAGCGGATACTGTGGATAGAAATGATGATTTGCTTGCATTTGAATGCACGTGACACATTGTTAACCTCTATATGGTTTAGTATTAgtttagtgtgtgtttgagttatAATCCTTAGGATTTCCATGAACCACTTACTGGGGGGGAAATCCTactgctgcttcacattaaaaaccagggtgacttttattatgaagctgccacaggaaacaaaatgtatttgttactGAGGTTAGTACTGACTACAATCATTCATCAAAAACGTTTCTACAAAACAAGGAGacttttttttagcatttttgttAGTGGatcatttgtaatattttttaaaggGAGTAATAAAGAAGGAGCAGCCACAGAGAGCTGACAGCGACGGGCTACACATCTCCAACTTACAGTGCCCTGCGTCCATTAAATAAGACTGCGGTTGCAATTATGCTTGATTAACCCTATTAAAACAACATGACTTTGTGTAAACAGATACACCCATTGCTCTTCTGCTGTATATATGTATTGAGAATTGTAGGCATTATTAAAGTAGCTGCTCAAGGAGTGTTTTGCTGAAATAGTAACCATGGGAATTACCGCatcaaccaggactgaaatgTTAAGGATAACAACTTGTATGCGCAAGTGTATATATTTACTTACCCATGCACAGGGATGGTGAGGATGGTCTTGACATTGGCCAACATCGTTTTGAAATGCTCAGGATCCTTCTTGAAGCCCATTTCTGTCAGTACCAGGGATTGGCTTATATCttggatgaaaaacaaaatattactcAACAAATTATAGCAGGTTTAAATCtctgaaaacatttcacattccACTGGTTTAGAGCTGTTGGTATAAGCATAGAAACTTGCTGTGATCTTGCCTCCATCTAGTGGATATTTTAAAAACTGCAACACTGAAGCCTGATGTGATCATCAATATTTACCTTTTTGTCCAGACACTTTGATAGGCACTCCATTGCAGAATGCTCCTTTCCCTTTCCGGGCAGTGTACATCTTGTCCTCAATGCAGCTGTAAACGATCCCAAACTCTATCTGAGTCAAAGAGGCAGCACAGAAAACAGCAGTGATTAATGTGGTGTGGGTGGAGGGCTAAGAATAGAACAGCCGCcacataaaaagaagaaaacaactgTACTATTCACTGGGTTACTGGGGCATTTACTACGTTAATGTATCTTAAAATGTAGATGTACAGTGTCAAAAAGCATACAATAAAACCTACCTCTTTCTTCACAGTGAAGCCAATTGATACTGACACAAATGGGAACCTGCACAA encodes:
- the LOC123978118 gene encoding inositol monophosphatase 1-like gives rise to the protein MSDPWQECMDHCVEVTKKAGQMIREALQKDIAVMQKSSPVDLVTETDQKVEQLIISSIKEKYPTHSFIGEESVAAGAPSVLTENPTWIIDPVDGTTNFVHRFPFVSVSIGFTVKKEIEFGIVYSCIEDKMYTARKGKGAFCNGVPIKVSGQKDISQSLVLTEMGFKKDPEHFKTMLANVKTILTIPVHGIRSPGSAAVNMCLVACGSADAYYHMGIHCWDMAGGAAVVTEAGGVIMDISGGPFDLMSRRLIIASSRAIAERIAKEITEFDVGRDDTDG